In Nitrospirota bacterium, the genomic window AGCATCCTGTATCCGGTACTGATTATCGCTTTTGTATCATTTGCAATGGTAGCCATAGTATACGGTATGGATTCTGTTGTACCGGGCGTGCATGATGCATTTCATGATTTCAGACATACAATCGGTATGCCCTGTCATTAGGGCACAAGAGGCCGGAAAGGAGGTATCAGGTGCATTCTGAATCTGTAGATTTGAGAAGGGGTATTATCACGGGTATACTTGCGGGCGGCACATGGGGCTGGGTCGCCCTGATTGTCAATGCCGTCAGCGGTGCCTTTCCTTATGAGGGGGGACTTCTGCATAATCTGATCACCTTTACATTGGGTGGTGCTGTATTGGGTGTGGTCGCAGGTGCGTTTCTGAATCTGCTGCAGGCATGGCTCCCCTTTAAAAATATTATTTCCAGTGCAGTATTTATTTCCAGTTCACTATGGGTAATATTACGGGTTGGCGGTACATTCCTTTCCTCTGCCTGTCCTGCCAGATACCATCTTGTAACAGCGCAGACTGTTCAGGGATTGATGCTGTCTGTCATGCTTGGTCTTATGCTGGGACTGTTCTGGAGGACCATTCGGAACCTAAAGGGAAACAGGGCATGAGGAAGGGATACATACAGGTTTATACCGGTAATGGAAAGGGTAAGACAACCGCAGCACTGGGTCTTGCATTAAG contains:
- a CDS encoding CbtB-domain containing protein, with translation MEGIITLEKGLRSILYPVLIIAFVSFAMVAIVYGMDSVVPGVHDAFHDFRHTIGMPCH